A window from Plectropomus leopardus isolate mb chromosome 3, YSFRI_Pleo_2.0, whole genome shotgun sequence encodes these proteins:
- the si:ch211-262h13.5 gene encoding alpha-2-HS-glycoprotein, which yields MEKSIRTLLLILSLLSIHTLCVYGEGSALSPIQLAPVPCNDKAVEKLSRLAITYINEDRTEGYKFALNRIANVHLHAQGPAGNVYYLDLDVLETKCHIGSSKPWKRCDVRPFMETQISGNCNTTILHTPDGYSYLYSYECYLVPDPPEKLQQTCPTCPVLLPIDSPQAATAAQVTLASYKRQSALGARLGVKRITRAAEQVVPVKASFVEYTVQDCPEGLTERGSCQRLTIESDTETAGFCVGSVHGDLNVHPDVQVSCEMFKAQNVDILRPVQPQGHDLPIDPVIPTFPPLIDDPGNDPLPVPSDPTAPPAVQPVPFDPTPILPAPFDPTPFDPLPFDPPVVVNPSIPLSSSSSESAEDLINQQQSPPGAGPFASSSEEIGGPIALRPPFDFHYKRPDRKKRQALMETSPSHNPIFLSDFPNGSSPFRSCPGPSRYTTV from the exons ATGGAGAAATCCATCCGCACATTATTACTGATATTATCTCTGCTGTCCAttcacactctgtgtgtgtacgGGGAGGGTTCTGCACTTTCGCCCATCCAACTTGCTCCCGTCCCCTGTAATGACAAAGCAGTGGAGAAGCTGTCTCGTCTGGCCATCACTTACATCAATGAGGATCGCACCGAAGGCTACAAATTTGCACTCAACCGTATTGCAAATGTCCACCTGCATGCTCAG GGCCCAGCAGGCAATGTGTATTACCTGGACCTGGATGTCCTGGAGACCAAGTGTCACATTGGCAGCTCAAAACCATGGAAACGCTGTGACGTCAGACCATTCATGGAAACA caAATCTCCGGCAACTGTAACACCACCATCCTCCACACACCAGATGGATACTCCTACCTGTACAGCTACGAATGTTATCTTGTCCCAG ATCCCCCAGAGAAGCTCCAGCAGACCTGTCCAACCTGCCCTGTCCTGCTTCCCATAGACAGCCCACAGGCAGCGACTGCTGCTCAGGTCACTCTGGCGTCCTACAAGAGACAGTCCGCACTGGGTGCACGGCTCGGGGTGAAGAGGATCACCAGAGCTGCAGAGCAG GTTGTGCCAGTGAAAGCCAGCTTTGTGGAGTACACAGTCCAAGACTGTCCTGAGGGACTGACGGAGAGAGGCAGCTGCCAGCGACTGACAATCGAGTCTGACACAGAG ACTGCAGGTTTCTGTGTGGGATCTGTGCATGGAGACTTGAATGTTCATCCCGATGTTCAGGTGTCCTGTGAGATGTTCAAAGCACAG AACGTGGACATCCTCAGACCAGTGCAGCCCCAAGGTCACGACCTCCCCATAGACCCCGTGATCCCAACCTTTCCTCCTCTCATCGATGACCCCGGAAATGATCCGCTGCCTGTTCCTTCTGACCCCACAGCACCCCCTGCTGTTCAACCAGTGCCATTTGACCCCACGCCCATTCTCCCTGCACCGTTTGACCCTACACCCTTTGACCCTTTGCCTTTTGACCCCCCTGTTGTTGTTAACCCCTCGATTCCTCTCTCCTCATCTTCCAGTGAGTCGGCTGAAGATCTAATAAACCAGCAGCAGTCACCACCAGGTGCCGGACCTTTTGCTTCATCTTCTGAAGAGATAGGAGGCCCCATAGCGCTGAGACCACCCTTTGACTTCCACTACAAGAGGCCTGACCGCAAGAAACGGCAGGCCCTGATGGAGACCTCACCCTCTCACAACCCCATCTTCCTGTCTGATTTCCCCAACGGGTCCTCTCCTTTCCGCTCCTGTCCTGGTCCTTCTCGATACACCACAGTTTAA